In the Pithys albifrons albifrons isolate INPA30051 chromosome 3, PitAlb_v1, whole genome shotgun sequence genome, one interval contains:
- the LOC139669192 gene encoding PAX3- and PAX7-binding protein 1-like: MRGNVQDLLECFREKVSVKKEHIWPTVDLLNRASVEILKQCCGLNPLLFYDCEEQEQVKDEADISLLPTIVERVVLPKLTVISENIWDPFSTTQTCRVVAIVQKPVDGYPSVVNAENKNTQMLLKALLLRMRRTLDADVFMPFYPKNILENKNSGPYLFFQRQFWSSGKLLGNFLQWYGILSNQTLQELSIDGLLNRHILMAFQNSEYGEDSMKKAQSGAHPAGHKAPGEYPSPGSRRDSCK, translated from the exons ATGCGAGGGAATGTCCAAGACTTGCTTGAGTGTTTCAGAGAAAAG GTTTCTGTAAAAAAGGAACACATCTGGCCCACTGTGGACCTGTTAAACAG GGCAAGTGTCGAGATTTTGAAACAATGTTGTGGTTTGAATCCTTTGCTGTTTTACGACTGTGAAGAGCAGGAGCAAGTGAAAGATGAAGCTGATATTTCACTGTTGCCTACCATTGTAGAGCGAGTTGTTCTTCCTAAATTAACAG tgatttcagaaaatatctggGATCCTTTTTCTACCACACAGACATGTAGAGTGGTGGCAATTGTACAGAAACCAGTAGATGGATACCCCTCAGTGgtgaatgcagaaaacaaaaacacacaa ATGCTTTTGAAGGCATTATTGCTAAGAATGAGGAGAACACTAGATGCTGATGTATTCATGCCCTTCTATCCAAAAAA CATCTTAGAAAACAAGAACTCGGGTCcatatttgtttttccaacGTCAGTTTTGGTCCTCTGGTAAG TTATTAGGAAACTTTCTCCAGTGGTATGGGATCCTTTCAAATCAAACTCTCCAGGAGCTGTCCATAGATGGGCTGCTGAACAGGCACATTCTTATGGCTTTTCAAAACTCAGAGTATGGAGAGGACAGCATGAAGAAGGCTCAAAGT GGAGCACATCCAGCAGGTCATAAAGCTCCTGGCGAGTACCCGAGCCCTGGATCACGACGTGACAGTTGCAAATGA